A window of Methanosphaera sp. WGK6 contains these coding sequences:
- a CDS encoding methanogenesis marker 12 protein: MKYYMGMDHGTTAVSFEIIDKYKEEIAYFKLNREKLSKNEISFKDTVNNYIDINKIELLAMTYAMGDYISEITPLDKVENKGIKSIQGAGKITGGGSNVYEDILSSNIPAVLIPGLHSECDFLDKRFRASYSHCASSEKVSLSYYAFKKTGWKNMIIADISSNTVCILVENGIIRGAIDACLGAMGFIHGPLDLAMIRDIDSGKRSANECFSQAGISKIAEVNSKINNVKEDILKKAVNNDEKGILAIDSLVMSVVMEIYGLYGIMETNIEGIVLTGSGGCMKEPINISNMIKEKVERIAPIQVLTDKSGAIGSSYIAYDIKKNNLDKIMGINVIK; the protein is encoded by the coding sequence GGGTATGGATCATGGAACAACTGCTGTTTCCTTTGAAATTATTGATAAATATAAAGAAGAAATAGCTTATTTTAAATTAAATCGTGAAAAACTATCAAAAAATGAAATTTCATTTAAAGACACTGTGAATAATTATATTGATATAAATAAAATTGAATTATTAGCTATGACTTATGCAATGGGTGATTATATATCTGAAATTACTCCATTAGATAAAGTTGAAAATAAAGGTATTAAATCAATTCAAGGTGCTGGTAAAATTACGGGTGGTGGAAGTAATGTCTATGAAGATATATTGTCATCAAATATCCCTGCAGTACTTATTCCAGGATTACATTCAGAATGTGATTTTTTAGATAAAAGATTTAGAGCTAGTTATTCACATTGTGCTAGTTCTGAAAAAGTTAGTCTTTCTTATTATGCATTTAAAAAAACAGGCTGGAAAAATATGATTATTGCAGACATTAGTTCTAATACTGTTTGTATACTTGTTGAAAATGGAATTATACGAGGAGCTATTGATGCATGTCTTGGTGCTATGGGATTTATTCATGGCCCACTTGATTTAGCTATGATTAGAGACATTGATTCTGGAAAAAGAAGTGCTAATGAATGTTTTTCACAGGCAGGAATATCTAAAATTGCAGAAGTTAATTCTAAAATCAATAATGTTAAAGAAGATATTCTTAAAAAAGCTGTAAATAATGATGAAAAAGGAATTCTAGCTATTGATTCATTAGTTATGAGTGTTGTGATGGAAATATATGGATTATATGGTATTATGGAAACAAATATTGAGGGTATTGTTCTTACTGGTTCTGGTGGATGTATGAAGGAACCTATTAACATAAGTAATATGATTAAAGAAAAAGTTGAACGTATTGCTCCTATTCAAGTTCTTACAGATAAAAGTGGAGCTATAGGTAGTAGTTATATTGCATATGATATTAAAAAAAATAATTTAGATAAAATAATGGGAATTAATGTTATCAAATAG